Proteins from a genomic interval of Beijerinckia indica subsp. indica ATCC 9039:
- a CDS encoding nucleoside 2-deoxyribosyltransferase has protein sequence MNVAQRPTLYLAGPEVFLVNAAEIGRRKQRLCLAHGFEGLFPLDNDIIGLPTGTRIDQAIYKANLAMMERADAVIVNLTPFRGPGADVGSVFELGYMAGRGKPVFGYTNVAADLAARVARFDHVTFDEQSGYLRDSTGLMVEDFGNADNLMIDACLALQNHPLVVVDAPQDQLYEDLTGFEQCLRMAAAVLQAS, from the coding sequence ATGAACGTAGCCCAACGACCCACTCTTTATTTAGCCGGCCCCGAAGTGTTTCTCGTCAATGCGGCCGAGATCGGCCGCCGCAAGCAGAGGCTGTGCTTAGCGCATGGCTTCGAGGGCCTGTTCCCCCTCGACAATGACATCATCGGACTGCCGACCGGTACTCGAATCGATCAGGCCATCTACAAGGCCAATCTCGCCATGATGGAACGAGCCGATGCGGTCATCGTCAATCTGACGCCCTTTCGCGGTCCCGGCGCGGATGTGGGCTCGGTCTTCGAACTGGGGTATATGGCGGGCCGTGGCAAACCGGTCTTTGGCTACACCAATGTCGCAGCGGACCTCGCCGCCAGAGTCGCGCGATTCGATCACGTCACGTTCGACGAACAAAGCGGATATTTGCGCGATTCCACGGGCTTGATGGTCGAAGATTTCGGCAATGCGGATAATCTGATGATCGATGCCTGCCTTGCCCTGCAAAATCATCCGCTTGTCGTTGTCGACGCGCCGCAGGACCAGCTTTATGAAGACCTGACGGGCTTCGAACAATGTTTGCGCATGGCAGCGGCTGTGCTTCAGGCGTCGTGA
- a CDS encoding aldose 1-epimerase, translated as MSGTFTLYNGSAEIRVDRRGAEILLWKIGGRDLLWRKDPAIWNATAPILFPVVGWTRHGEIRVDDRSYPLGLHGFASTRDFTLINRKADEAWLSLAADETTKALYPFDFVLTVHYAVHPQSVVVTLLVENKDDRPMPYACGLHPGFAWRHQGEGAWIEFDACEDPSVPLISEHGLFLPETRPIPLQGQRLDLSADLLTQEALCFLNLHGRGLTFHQGAGAALRVDLDHFPHLALWARPPAPFLSIEAWTGHGDPADFEGDLYAKPSMLVLAPGATGRHAVTWTFCRETV; from the coding sequence ATGAGCGGGACCTTTACTTTATACAATGGCAGTGCCGAGATCCGCGTCGATCGGCGCGGTGCCGAAATTCTTCTCTGGAAGATCGGCGGGCGCGATCTTCTGTGGCGTAAAGATCCAGCGATCTGGAATGCGACCGCACCGATTCTCTTCCCCGTGGTCGGCTGGACGCGTCATGGCGAGATCCGGGTCGATGACCGGTCCTATCCGCTCGGCTTACATGGGTTCGCCAGTACACGCGATTTCACACTCATAAACCGCAAAGCGGATGAGGCCTGGTTGAGCCTTGCGGCGGATGAGACGACGAAAGCCCTTTATCCGTTCGATTTCGTCCTGACGGTCCACTATGCCGTGCACCCGCAGAGCGTCGTTGTGACGCTCCTCGTGGAAAACAAGGATGATCGCCCCATGCCCTATGCCTGCGGCCTGCATCCGGGTTTTGCCTGGCGGCATCAAGGCGAGGGGGCCTGGATCGAATTCGATGCTTGCGAGGATCCATCCGTGCCGCTGATCTCCGAGCACGGCTTGTTCCTGCCGGAAACGCGGCCGATTCCCCTGCAAGGCCAAAGGCTCGATTTGTCGGCGGATCTTTTGACGCAGGAAGCTTTGTGCTTCTTGAACCTCCACGGCCGGGGCCTCACCTTCCATCAAGGTGCTGGCGCTGCGCTGCGTGTTGATCTGGATCATTTCCCCCATCTGGCGCTCTGGGCGCGGCCACCAGCGCCTTTCCTGTCGATCGAAGCCTGGACCGGACATGGCGATCCCGCCGATTTCGAGGGTGACCTCTATGCCAAGCCTTCAATGCTCGTGCTGGCGCCAGGTGCTACCGGGCGTCACGCGGTAACTTGGACATTTTGCCGCGAAACCGTCTGA
- a CDS encoding GNAT family N-acetyltransferase codes for MHEVVDNIARHRFEMKVGEDVAFITYEQDNGRLILLHTEVPPSLGGRGIGSAMAQAILEDARRNGRPIVACCEFVASYVKRHPEYAEVTKCN; via the coding sequence ATGCATGAAGTCGTCGATAACATTGCTCGTCATCGCTTCGAAATGAAAGTCGGCGAAGATGTCGCTTTCATTACTTATGAACAAGACAACGGCCGTTTGATCCTGCTGCATACGGAAGTGCCGCCAAGCCTGGGCGGACGCGGCATAGGCTCAGCCATGGCCCAAGCCATTCTCGAAGACGCGCGCCGCAATGGCCGGCCGATTGTCGCCTGCTGCGAATTCGTCGCCTCCTATGTCAAACGCCATCCGGAATATGCGGAAGTGACCAAATGTAACTAA
- a CDS encoding bifunctional 5,10-methylenetetrahydrofolate dehydrogenase/5,10-methenyltetrahydrofolate cyclohydrolase has translation METKTGVLDETGILRPSTGSALLIDGKRASERMLASIAEKAQILINGGIKPGLAVILVGEDPASQVYVKSKGHTAVACGFHSVQHDLPVSTTEEEILDLIARLNADPTIHGILMQLPLPGGADPTRIIESIAPSKDVDGLHPLNAGLLAVGNFHRALIPCTPAGCVHLLDQTAAELGVDLAGAEAVVVGRSNLVGKPIAQLLLARNATVTLAHSKSRDLPAIISRADLLVAAVGRPEMIRGNWIKPGAIVLDVGINRLPAEGLTASGKPKSRLVGDVAREEALTRAAAITPVPGGVGPMTIAMLMANTLRAAEAYAGL, from the coding sequence ATGGAGACGAAAACCGGGGTTTTGGACGAGACTGGAATTCTACGCCCTTCCACTGGCAGCGCTCTCCTGATCGATGGCAAACGCGCATCCGAGCGGATGTTGGCCTCCATCGCCGAAAAAGCCCAAATCCTTATCAATGGCGGCATCAAGCCGGGACTCGCCGTCATTCTGGTCGGGGAGGATCCAGCGAGCCAGGTCTATGTCAAATCGAAGGGCCATACGGCCGTGGCCTGCGGCTTCCATTCGGTGCAGCATGATCTGCCGGTCTCGACCACCGAGGAGGAAATTCTCGACCTTATCGCAAGGCTCAACGCTGATCCGACGATTCATGGCATTTTGATGCAATTGCCCTTGCCGGGCGGCGCCGATCCCACAAGGATCATCGAATCGATCGCGCCCTCCAAGGATGTCGATGGGCTGCATCCGCTCAATGCCGGACTTTTGGCAGTCGGGAATTTTCACCGCGCACTCATTCCCTGCACGCCGGCTGGATGTGTGCATCTGCTTGATCAGACAGCGGCGGAGCTCGGCGTTGATCTGGCCGGGGCGGAAGCGGTTGTCGTCGGCCGATCCAATCTCGTCGGGAAGCCGATCGCTCAATTGCTGCTTGCCCGCAATGCGACCGTGACCCTGGCGCATTCGAAAAGCCGGGATTTGCCCGCTATCATCAGCCGCGCCGATCTTCTCGTCGCCGCGGTCGGGCGGCCGGAAATGATCCGTGGGAACTGGATCAAGCCCGGTGCCATCGTCCTTGATGTCGGCATTAATCGCCTGCCGGCTGAGGGATTAACCGCTTCCGGCAAGCCAAAGAGCCGGCTCGTCGGCGATGTCGCGCGCGAGGAGGCGTTGACACGCGCGGCCGCTATCACGCCCGTGCCGGGTGGCGTCGGCCCCATGACGATTGCCATGTTGATGGCCAATACATTGCGCGCGGCTGAAGCTTACGCTGGTCTATAG
- a CDS encoding LPS biosynthesis protein, producing the protein MSKRFDWDARNNNGRDANGLELDFHALWQAVLRQKWRLVTPALVVLAVLGLWLALVPPRYTAVARVAGVAPENGLESPLDGVTLARASSQDAPQSVLEPKALKNQLLLLSSEDFARRALSELRDSGDLPTSVELADLENGAVSARTGQALRPLLRRIGFQAAAESAPDSLLLDWLRRGLAIKVREGTSDLSITFEAEDAGLAAKVANKYAELYLDLQPSANSVAAAVAARQSAFPHHPSVLVLGPLATLMIGFAALFAREYRAGRLAPASAAMLQQPRALGEIKLFARFDERPSAEGPGGLYPLPSPQANEMADAAEIAVRIRKSRRDDLATHIVVTGVNLAGKSARPMIGLGRQLAQEGRTILVDLDGAWQGENPASDKVEEKPGLAEVLDGQASFAEAIRRDPASRLHILLAEPDRSFDLRAFDVVFEALSQTYDFVLVTAPPLDQSPLASRLTAKANLVILATLAQHERLIESAHADLRQNTGCEVLVIGVGGRLMPRLVENAA; encoded by the coding sequence ATGAGCAAGCGGTTCGATTGGGACGCGCGAAACAATAATGGCCGCGACGCCAATGGCTTGGAACTGGATTTCCATGCCTTGTGGCAGGCTGTCTTGCGCCAGAAATGGCGGCTGGTCACGCCGGCTTTGGTCGTTCTTGCCGTACTCGGCTTGTGGCTGGCCTTGGTGCCGCCCCGCTATACAGCGGTGGCGCGGGTTGCCGGGGTGGCGCCGGAGAATGGGCTCGAAAGCCCGTTGGACGGGGTGACATTGGCGCGCGCCTCCTCACAGGACGCGCCGCAGTCCGTTTTGGAGCCGAAGGCTCTGAAAAATCAACTCCTTTTGCTTTCCTCCGAGGATTTCGCCCGCCGCGCCCTTTCGGAATTGCGCGACAGCGGGGATCTGCCGACGAGCGTTGAGCTTGCCGATCTGGAAAATGGCGCCGTCTCTGCCAGGACAGGGCAGGCTTTACGGCCGCTGTTACGACGGATCGGTTTCCAGGCCGCTGCGGAATCCGCCCCCGACAGCCTTCTCCTTGACTGGCTGCGTCGCGGGCTGGCGATCAAGGTGCGTGAAGGAACGAGCGATCTTTCCATCACTTTCGAGGCCGAGGATGCCGGGCTTGCGGCCAAGGTCGCCAATAAATATGCCGAGCTCTATCTCGACCTGCAGCCCTCCGCGAATAGCGTCGCGGCGGCTGTGGCAGCGCGGCAGTCCGCTTTCCCGCATCACCCTTCCGTGCTGGTGCTGGGTCCTCTGGCGACTTTGATGATCGGTTTCGCGGCCCTCTTTGCCAGGGAATATCGGGCAGGACGCTTGGCGCCGGCGAGCGCCGCCATGCTCCAGCAGCCGCGCGCCCTTGGCGAAATCAAATTATTCGCGCGTTTCGATGAAAGACCTTCGGCCGAAGGGCCGGGTGGCCTTTATCCTCTCCCATCACCGCAGGCAAATGAGATGGCGGATGCGGCCGAGATTGCCGTGCGCATTCGCAAAAGCCGGCGGGATGACCTTGCGACCCACATCGTCGTGACGGGAGTCAATCTCGCTGGCAAAAGTGCGCGGCCGATGATCGGCCTTGGCCGCCAATTGGCCCAGGAAGGCCGCACAATTCTCGTCGATCTCGACGGCGCCTGGCAGGGGGAAAATCCCGCCTCCGACAAGGTTGAGGAAAAGCCAGGCCTTGCGGAAGTGCTGGACGGGCAGGCCTCCTTCGCCGAAGCCATTCGGCGCGATCCGGCCTCGCGCCTGCATATTCTGCTCGCTGAGCCGGACCGGTCTTTCGACCTGCGCGCCTTCGATGTCGTGTTCGAGGCCTTGTCGCAAACCTATGATTTTGTCCTGGTCACCGCGCCGCCGCTGGATCAAAGCCCGCTCGCCAGCAGACTCACCGCCAAGGCGAATCTCGTGATTCTGGCGACGCTCGCGCAGCATGAGCGCCTGATTGAATCCGCCCATGCGGATTTGCGGCAAAATACGGGCTGTGAAGTGCTCGTCATCGGGGTCGGCGGCAGGCTCATGCCGCGCCTCGTTGAAAATGCAGCATGA
- a CDS encoding DUF2842 domain-containing protein yields the protein MRRRTRKFIGAVLMLSFVIVYALVAMALAQARIFQEAPGIVQGIAYALLGLAWIFPVMPLIAWMERSDAN from the coding sequence ATGCGCCGCCGTACCCGGAAATTCATCGGCGCCGTTCTCATGCTGAGTTTCGTCATTGTCTATGCGTTGGTCGCCATGGCGCTCGCGCAGGCACGTATTTTCCAGGAAGCACCGGGAATCGTTCAGGGAATCGCTTATGCCCTGCTCGGCCTCGCCTGGATCTTTCCGGTCATGCCGCTGATCGCTTGGATGGAGCGGTCCGACGCGAACTGA
- a CDS encoding COX15/CtaA family protein, with the protein MSALDTAPAGSLAETHAQRGTRAVAFWLWSLAVLVFLMVVLGGATRLTESGLSITEWKPISGALPPLSAEAWQAEFENYKRIPQYAALFPDMDLAGFKFIFFFEWSHRLLGRLIGVATALPLLFFWLRGRLPEGYRLKLLGLLALGGLQGFVGWWMVKSGLSDRVEVAQERLAIHLILASLTFCFIVWLAASLRKRPREISPSKASGLAWGAGLILLAILVQIGLGALVAGLRAGRAYNTWPLIEGNFLPPVESLTLLTPLWRNFVDNLLTVQFQHRMVAYLVLGLTLLQVFWTSGTLGSGRATKRAIALLGLVLAQVILGILTLVLVVPLWAGLLHQAFAMLVLGMAVAHLQALSQGR; encoded by the coding sequence ATGAGCGCTCTCGACACCGCACCAGCGGGCAGCCTGGCAGAAACGCACGCCCAGCGCGGGACACGCGCCGTCGCTTTTTGGCTCTGGTCGCTCGCTGTCCTCGTCTTTCTCATGGTGGTGCTCGGCGGCGCGACACGCTTGACCGAATCCGGCCTTTCCATCACCGAGTGGAAACCGATCAGCGGCGCGCTCCCGCCGCTGTCGGCGGAAGCTTGGCAGGCCGAATTCGAGAATTACAAACGCATTCCGCAATATGCGGCGCTCTTCCCGGATATGGATCTGGCGGGATTCAAGTTCATCTTCTTCTTCGAGTGGAGCCACCGGTTGCTCGGTCGGCTCATCGGCGTGGCAACAGCCCTGCCGTTACTTTTCTTCTGGCTGCGTGGCCGATTGCCCGAAGGGTATAGACTGAAGCTTTTGGGCCTTCTGGCCCTTGGAGGCCTGCAAGGATTCGTCGGTTGGTGGATGGTGAAATCCGGCCTTTCGGATCGTGTCGAGGTGGCGCAGGAAAGGCTCGCCATTCACTTGATTTTGGCCTCGCTCACCTTTTGCTTCATTGTCTGGCTCGCGGCATCGTTGCGTAAGCGCCCAAGGGAGATCAGCCCGTCCAAGGCCTCGGGTCTTGCTTGGGGCGCAGGCCTTATTCTTCTTGCCATTCTGGTGCAGATCGGCCTTGGCGCCCTTGTCGCGGGTCTGCGCGCCGGACGAGCCTATAATACATGGCCGCTGATCGAGGGGAATTTCCTGCCGCCGGTCGAGAGCCTGACCCTTTTGACGCCTCTCTGGCGCAATTTTGTGGATAATCTCCTGACGGTCCAGTTCCAGCATCGGATGGTGGCTTATCTGGTTCTGGGACTGACCCTGCTTCAAGTTTTTTGGACATCGGGAACACTGGGGTCCGGGCGGGCGACAAAACGGGCGATCGCGCTTCTTGGGCTCGTGCTCGCGCAAGTGATCTTGGGTATTCTAACCCTCGTCCTCGTCGTGCCGCTTTGGGCCGGGTTGCTCCATCAGGCCTTTGCCATGTTGGTGCTCGGCATGGCCGTCGCCCATCTTCAGGCTTTGTCGCAAGGGCGATGA
- a CDS encoding HlyD family secretion protein encodes MTEETSTTPKVDTAVGAVTPEQKGMLTVTAAPALPVEIETQRPAPGKSWWRRSLTVLLLLLGIGSAIGGWYWWHQPRNIVPAGIVWGNGRIDAREIDIDTKFAGRVYELLVDEGDMVTEGQVVARMDTRDLQAQLGREEALVRQNEHAIAEAEANVAQLKTQQALAQMELDRTSALFKRGYATRELYDQRFQALNGANETLKAAQARVVEAHHAYDAAKHNVELDQVNINDNTLVAPRAGRIQYRISSLGEILPAGGKIFSMIDISDVYMDIYLPTLEAGRVKIGNDARIVLDAYPEHPIRSKVTFLATQAQFTPKAVETKSERDKLMFRVKVRIDPDILKKYADSVRTGLPGNAYVRIDPNVEWPSWLQSRSAN; translated from the coding sequence GTGACGGAAGAGACATCGACCACGCCGAAAGTCGACACTGCTGTCGGTGCCGTCACCCCTGAGCAGAAGGGGATGTTGACGGTTACCGCCGCGCCTGCGTTGCCCGTCGAGATTGAGACCCAACGTCCCGCTCCTGGCAAAAGCTGGTGGCGACGAAGCCTGACCGTCCTTTTGCTCTTGCTTGGGATCGGCTCCGCAATCGGCGGCTGGTATTGGTGGCATCAGCCTCGAAACATCGTCCCGGCTGGGATCGTCTGGGGCAATGGCCGTATCGATGCCAGGGAAATCGATATCGACACCAAATTTGCCGGCCGGGTTTATGAACTTCTCGTCGATGAAGGCGATATGGTGACGGAGGGGCAGGTCGTCGCCCGTATGGATACACGTGATCTTCAGGCTCAGCTCGGACGCGAGGAGGCGCTCGTGCGCCAAAATGAGCATGCTATCGCGGAAGCCGAAGCGAATGTCGCCCAATTGAAGACGCAACAGGCCCTTGCGCAAATGGAACTCGATCGGACGAGTGCCTTATTCAAACGGGGCTATGCTACGCGGGAACTCTATGATCAGCGTTTTCAAGCCTTGAATGGAGCCAATGAGACTTTGAAAGCGGCGCAAGCTCGTGTCGTTGAAGCCCATCACGCCTATGATGCGGCGAAACACAATGTTGAACTGGACCAGGTCAATATCAACGACAATACGCTCGTTGCTCCCCGTGCCGGACGTATCCAGTACCGTATTTCCAGCCTCGGTGAGATTCTTCCCGCTGGAGGCAAGATCTTCAGCATGATCGATATCTCAGATGTTTACATGGATATCTATCTCCCAACGCTTGAAGCTGGCCGTGTCAAGATCGGCAATGACGCCCGCATCGTGCTTGATGCCTATCCCGAGCACCCAATCAGATCCAAGGTGACGTTCCTCGCTACACAGGCCCAGTTCACGCCGAAAGCTGTTGAAACGAAAAGCGAGCGCGACAAGCTGATGTTTCGCGTCAAGGTTCGGATTGATCCCGACATTTTAAAAAAATACGCCGATTCAGTCCGAACCGGCTTACCAGGGAATGCCTATGTCCGCATCGACCCGAATGTCGAATGGCCTTCCTGGCTGCAAAGCCGATCCGCCAACTAA
- the rbbA gene encoding ribosome-associated ATPase/putative transporter RbbA, whose protein sequence is MSNGLPGCKADPPTKWDESFVVSVREVSLRYGNKLALDDVSLAIPSGKRIAVIGPDGVGKSSLLSLIAGSRRIQTGNVDVFDGDMRKIRHRTEVCSRIAYMPQGLGKNLYPDLSVSENIAFFARLFDLGKSEREQRIEELTESTGLSAFKDRPARKLSGGMRQKLGLCCALVHHPTLLILDEPTTGVDPLSRRQFWELIDRIRQQQPNMTVLVATAYMEEAEHFDGLVVMHEGKIIATGTVQQLKEQTGAASLEAVFTALVPTARSTKGTTFVIPPRPSSETEIVIAARNLTCRFGDFTAVENVNFTIERGEIFGFLGSNGCGKTTTMKMLTGLLPATSGEALLFGQAIEAGGMSARARVGYMSQSFSLYAELTVQQNLDLHARLFGLPPARARERIDTLLSQFGLTPYLDHMASELPLGIRQRLSLAVAVVHQPEMLILDEPTSGVDPIARDQFWELLIDLSRNQGVTIFISTHLMNEAARCDRIALMDAGHVLATGTPAELVKARHAANLEDAFISYLEEALATHTKPREQALAVRTKTGSVNAYKDQPPAKPGSWFSPRRLFAYTIREALELLRDPIRLGFALIGTAFLMLVMGAGISTDVNNLTFAVLDHDKTPESLAYLEELRGSRYFQEKRPIGNYTELERRLTSADIRAAIEIPPGFGRDIKKGVPTSVGAWIDGSMPFRAETIRGYLQAMHQQYLADLAMQEGHSAIQAEPAKIETRWVYNQDFYSIYAMVPGTLAFLLILIPAILMALAVVREKELGSIINLYVTPVTRVEFLLGKQLPYIALAMMSFVLLFLMATVVFAVPVKGSLPTLLIGTLLYVFTTTGYGMLISSFASSQIAALFGTAILSFLPAFQFSGMMTPVSSLGGSAAFMGRIFPMTYFLPISVGVFTKGLGFYDLAGNLLVLMLFAVALVLLSLCFLRGQEK, encoded by the coding sequence ATGTCGAATGGCCTTCCTGGCTGCAAAGCCGATCCGCCAACTAAATGGGATGAATCTTTTGTCGTAAGCGTCAGAGAGGTGAGTCTCCGCTACGGTAACAAACTCGCCCTTGATGATGTTTCCCTTGCCATTCCCTCGGGCAAAAGAATTGCGGTCATCGGGCCTGATGGTGTCGGGAAATCGTCCCTCCTGAGCCTGATCGCGGGCAGCCGGCGCATCCAGACGGGAAATGTGGATGTGTTCGATGGCGATATGCGAAAGATCCGCCATCGAACAGAGGTTTGTTCGCGCATAGCCTACATGCCTCAAGGCTTGGGAAAGAATCTCTATCCTGATTTGAGCGTCAGCGAAAACATTGCCTTTTTTGCCCGGTTGTTCGATCTGGGGAAATCCGAACGTGAGCAACGCATTGAAGAATTGACCGAGAGCACTGGCTTAAGTGCCTTCAAAGATCGCCCGGCCCGAAAACTTTCAGGCGGCATGCGGCAAAAGCTCGGTCTGTGTTGCGCGCTCGTCCATCATCCGACTTTGCTCATTCTCGACGAGCCAACAACAGGCGTCGACCCCTTATCACGCCGGCAATTCTGGGAACTCATCGACAGAATCCGGCAACAGCAACCGAATATGACCGTGCTGGTCGCAACCGCCTATATGGAGGAAGCCGAGCATTTCGATGGGCTTGTCGTCATGCATGAAGGCAAAATCATTGCGACAGGCACCGTGCAGCAGCTCAAGGAGCAAACGGGCGCTGCGAGCCTGGAAGCCGTCTTCACGGCCTTGGTCCCAACCGCTCGATCGACAAAGGGCACAACTTTCGTCATCCCCCCGCGTCCGTCCTCCGAGACGGAAATAGTCATCGCCGCCCGTAATCTGACTTGCCGCTTTGGCGATTTCACAGCCGTCGAGAATGTCAATTTCACGATCGAACGCGGTGAAATCTTCGGCTTTTTGGGTTCAAATGGCTGCGGCAAAACGACAACCATGAAAATGCTCACGGGTTTGCTGCCGGCAACGTCGGGAGAAGCCCTTCTCTTTGGCCAGGCGATCGAAGCCGGTGGAATGAGTGCGCGCGCGCGTGTTGGCTATATGTCGCAATCATTCTCGCTTTATGCAGAGCTTACGGTCCAACAAAACCTCGACCTCCATGCCCGCCTCTTTGGTCTACCGCCAGCGCGAGCTCGGGAGCGGATCGACACGCTTCTCAGTCAATTTGGCCTGACGCCCTATCTCGATCATATGGCCTCGGAACTGCCTCTGGGCATTCGCCAGCGTCTTTCGCTCGCCGTCGCTGTCGTTCACCAGCCGGAAATGCTGATCCTGGACGAGCCGACCTCAGGTGTCGATCCGATTGCGCGCGACCAGTTCTGGGAGCTTCTCATCGATCTATCCCGCAATCAGGGCGTCACGATTTTCATCTCTACACATCTCATGAATGAAGCGGCCCGCTGCGACAGAATTGCACTCATGGATGCGGGGCACGTTCTTGCCACTGGGACACCAGCGGAATTGGTCAAGGCCCGTCACGCCGCAAATCTCGAGGATGCTTTCATTTCCTATTTGGAAGAAGCCCTGGCTACGCATACGAAACCGCGCGAGCAAGCCCTTGCGGTGAGGACGAAGACAGGCTCCGTGAATGCGTATAAGGATCAGCCTCCGGCGAAACCCGGTTCCTGGTTCAGTCCGCGCCGTCTGTTCGCTTATACGATTCGTGAAGCACTCGAACTCCTGCGCGATCCGATCCGGCTGGGATTTGCATTGATCGGTACGGCCTTTTTAATGTTGGTCATGGGAGCGGGCATCTCCACCGATGTCAATAATCTCACCTTCGCTGTTCTTGATCATGACAAAACACCAGAAAGCCTTGCCTATCTCGAGGAACTTCGTGGATCACGCTATTTCCAGGAAAAGCGCCCTATAGGCAATTACACGGAGCTTGAACGCCGTCTCACCAGCGCGGATATACGCGCCGCTATCGAGATCCCGCCAGGTTTTGGCCGAGACATCAAGAAAGGGGTCCCGACATCGGTCGGTGCCTGGATCGATGGATCCATGCCGTTTCGAGCGGAAACCATCCGTGGCTATTTACAGGCGATGCATCAGCAATATCTCGCCGATCTTGCGATGCAGGAAGGTCATTCGGCGATCCAGGCTGAACCCGCCAAGATCGAGACACGGTGGGTCTATAATCAGGATTTCTACAGTATTTACGCGATGGTGCCTGGCACGCTTGCGTTTCTGCTCATTCTGATTCCAGCCATTCTCATGGCGCTGGCCGTCGTCCGTGAGAAAGAACTTGGGTCGATTATCAATCTTTATGTCACCCCGGTCACGCGGGTCGAGTTTTTACTCGGCAAACAGCTTCCTTATATCGCTCTTGCGATGATGAGCTTCGTGCTTCTCTTCCTGATGGCGACCGTTGTTTTCGCCGTTCCGGTCAAGGGAAGCTTGCCAACGCTCCTCATCGGCACCCTGCTTTATGTCTTCACGACGACTGGCTATGGCATGCTGATATCCTCTTTCGCGAGCAGCCAGATCGCGGCATTATTTGGAACGGCCATTCTTTCGTTTCTGCCTGCATTTCAATTTTCCGGCATGATGACCCCTGTCTCCTCATTGGGAGGCTCGGCGGCTTTCATGGGACGGATATTCCCGATGACTTATTTTCTTCCGATCAGCGTTGGTGTCTTCACCAAGGGGCTTGGGTTTTATGATCTTGCCGGAAATCTCTTGGTTTTGATGCTCTTCGCCGTAGCCTTGGTGCTTTTGAGCCTGTGTTTCCTGCGTGGCCAGGAAAAGTGA
- a CDS encoding ABC transporter permease, protein MRSLANIFWLGTKELRSFFQDYVLVGLVIWAFSLAVYAQAQSRSQELYNAAIAIIDEDDSQLSHFIREGFILPPYFKRPQTIALSDVNRLMDNGRYTFILDIPLHFERDILAGRQPSIQVNVDATVMVQAGIGAGYIQQILMNQINDFLSHSEISPPSSVSLDVRVAFNPNVTTSWFTSVMGIINNVTMLAIILSGAAVIREREHGTMEHLLVMPVTPFEIAMSKVWANGLVITLAVGLSLAVIVRGLLGIPVAGSVPLFLGGVVIYLFFATAVGIFLATIARTMPQLGLLYLLVAIPMNILSGSMTPLESMPWLLQMIMRFSPSTYFVSYAQAILYRGAGLEVVWQEFLAVALMGGLFFSLALLRFRRVSALST, encoded by the coding sequence ATGCGCTCATTAGCCAATATATTCTGGCTCGGAACCAAGGAACTGCGGAGTTTCTTTCAAGATTACGTTCTTGTCGGGCTAGTCATCTGGGCTTTTTCTTTAGCGGTTTATGCACAAGCCCAAAGCCGATCGCAAGAACTCTATAATGCAGCGATCGCGATCATTGACGAAGACGATTCCCAGCTTTCGCATTTTATCAGGGAGGGCTTTATTCTCCCCCCTTATTTCAAACGGCCACAAACGATCGCCCTGAGTGATGTCAATCGCCTCATGGATAATGGACGTTATACATTTATTCTGGATATTCCGCTGCATTTTGAGCGCGATATCCTCGCTGGGCGGCAACCCTCCATACAGGTCAATGTTGATGCGACGGTGATGGTTCAGGCGGGTATCGGCGCAGGATACATCCAGCAAATTCTTATGAATCAGATCAATGACTTTCTCTCCCATTCGGAAATATCGCCGCCATCTTCCGTCTCACTCGATGTGCGCGTTGCCTTCAATCCGAATGTCACAACGTCTTGGTTCACGAGTGTGATGGGTATCATCAATAATGTCACGATGCTGGCAATCATCCTCTCAGGGGCCGCCGTCATTCGTGAGCGGGAGCATGGAACCATGGAGCATCTGCTCGTCATGCCCGTGACACCCTTCGAAATTGCCATGTCGAAGGTTTGGGCAAACGGGCTTGTGATCACGCTTGCGGTTGGTCTTTCACTCGCTGTGATCGTCCGCGGTCTGTTAGGGATTCCGGTTGCCGGATCAGTGCCGCTCTTTTTGGGAGGCGTGGTGATCTATTTGTTTTTCGCCACGGCTGTCGGCATTTTCCTCGCGACCATCGCCCGCACAATGCCCCAACTCGGCTTGCTCTATCTTCTCGTCGCAATCCCGATGAATATTCTCTCAGGCAGCATGACCCCTCTGGAAAGCATGCCCTGGCTGCTTCAAATGATCATGCGTTTTTCACCTTCGACCTATTTCGTATCCTATGCTCAGGCGATCCTTTACCGGGGCGCAGGGCTTGAGGTCGTGTGGCAAGAGTTTTTGGCCGTTGCGCTCATGGGAGGGCTTTTTTTCAGTCTCGCTTTGCTGCGATTTCGTCGTGTTTCAGCTCTGTCGACTTAG